In bacterium, the following proteins share a genomic window:
- a CDS encoding tryptophan synthase subunit alpha, translated as EGLPALVARARAATDLPCYVGFGVSTAGQARTAAAVADGVIIGSALVAIIDGASSAADAPALVEDFLGGVSAAMEESP; from the coding sequence CGAGGGCCTGCCGGCGCTGGTGGCGCGGGCGCGCGCCGCGACCGACCTGCCTTGTTACGTGGGTTTCGGGGTCTCCACCGCCGGGCAGGCCCGCACCGCCGCCGCCGTCGCCGACGGCGTGATCATCGGCAGCGCCCTGGTCGCGATCATCGACGGCGCGTCGTCTGCGGCCGACGCGCCCGCCCTGGTGGAAGACTTTCTCGGTGGCGTCTCGGCCGCCATGGAGGAATCGCCATGA